The DNA region TATAATATATGATTTATTTATCATGCTTAATAAAAGTCAAAAAGAAACAAAATGGAATAAGCCAGAAAATATAGTAAATAGAGATATATGTTTAATAAGCGGAAAACTAAGAGGAGAGTTTTGTAAAGAATATAGAAATGAAGAGTTTTCTAAAGAACATGTACCAACAGAAGAATGCGATGTTCATAATTTGTATATAAAAAATAATGAAGATGGAAGCATAAGCAAAAAAGTATTTGTAAACCTTCCTTCAGAATATAATGGCTGGATAAAAGAACAGCAAATAGAAACTCCAACAAGAGATTGGATAAAAGCTGATAATATTTATAATAGAACATTAACTTACAGAGAAAAAAGTGAATACTCAAAAAATATAATGATTACATCACCTACAGATAACTCCGTATATAAAATAGATTCTACCCTTCCAAAAGAATATCAAAACATATTTATAAAAACATATATACCAGAAAATATTGTCTCAGCAAATCTATACTGTGATGATAAAATTATAGCAAGCATAGAAGAATTAAAAAGCGGAAATATTAGATGGAAATTAGAAGAAGGAGAGCATAGTTTTTATATAAAAGCACTAAATAAAGAAAATCAAAACTTAAACAGTATAAAAGTAAATATATTTGTACAATAAAAAATATTATGTATATATAAAAAATATTTCCGATAATATACCAAAATGTATTATGGAGTTTTACAAATGTATAAAAAAATAATTGCTATAATATTTGTATGTGCTTTTGCTTTAAATGCCCAATATAATGCTAATTATATGGAAGTAGTATCAGTTCAAGGTGAAGTAAAAATTACATCAAAAGATATAATAGCTAAACCTGCTAATATTGGCGATTTATTATTTAGTAATGATAGATTAACATTGCAGGGAAATTCTTACTTAACTTATTATATACAAAATAATTCTTTATTTAAACTAAAACAAAATACTTCTCTAAATATAGATGAGTCATTAGATAGAAATAATAATATAAAATTCACATTATCTTCCGGAGAAATTATAGCAATTACAAAACTTGATTCAATCAATATAATTACTCCAAATGCTAATATTTCTATGAGAGGTACTGCTATAATAGCCAACAATAATGGTATAACTACTGTTAAAGTATTATCTGGTTCTGCTAAAATTAATAATAATACAGAACTTAGTACTTTTATGCAGGCTAATATATCAAATACAGAAATAACTACAGGCAATATAGTTTTGAATGCAAATATTAAAAGTTATTTAAATGAAATAATTAATATGCCTTATGCTAATAATGTTACTCAAGTAAATTTTTATAGAAGTATAGTAACTT from Brachyspira pilosicoli P43/6/78 includes:
- a CDS encoding FecR domain-containing protein; this translates as MYKKIIAIIFVCAFALNAQYNANYMEVVSVQGEVKITSKDIIAKPANIGDLLFSNDRLTLQGNSYLTYYIQNNSLFKLKQNTSLNIDESLDRNNNIKFTLSSGEIIAITKLDSINIITPNANISMRGTAIIANNNGITTVKVLSGSAKINNNTELSTFMQANISNTEITTGNIVLNANIKSYLNEIINMPYANNVTQVNFYRSIVTLPDNTVINVNQSTIEK